One part of the Humulus lupulus chromosome 9, drHumLupu1.1, whole genome shotgun sequence genome encodes these proteins:
- the LOC133799976 gene encoding uncharacterized protein LOC133799976: protein MSQTHINIVVLYNGSWEQVLNEGWSFSAKQSKGMKVPKTITYNSLVDQLYTLIGADKSRIDLDLNVIYHFGSKGIPPSLISNDEDVAFFLDEIGTSINHRTPLCVSTTEKRSNDPLVTKTRELYTIPPVETKVNDDFCIDGNEDSCDDDNNDADGNEESCDGDNNDADGNEDSCDDDNNDALSSDDNENIDRSTCNDVLVKHNLQQSTSNEVLKSHDSSNNRGCKVRQVGEDNLWSTPLLLNQGEKGSTSASTAQLLTSSSSINSWEIKEGQIFENKQELKMKLHLYALKKNFEFKVKKSAKNIWCTVCVDDKCKWRLRATKLVNSNMFEVHKFFGEHTCSLDVRHKDHRQASPWLIGHVIRRKFEGDDVNYKPRSIVKDMSLSYGVHMSYAKAWRCREHALAYIRGTPESSFQKLPSFLYMMEQKNPGTVTHLQMDNEGRFKYCFMALGVSIMGFKTYIRPVICVDGTFLTTRCGGTLLCAMGQDANKQIYPIAFSVVDSENNDSWLYFLLRLKEAIGEVENLVFVSDRHTSIANALTKIFPEAHHGACIHHVSMNIRAKFKTDHCHEEFFLAAKAYRKREFLRHFEKIKFKDLAIAQYLENQVGFEKWARSFFPGHRYNLMTTGIAESWNNVIAEARGWPITCLMEFMRHTLQKWFFERRTAASAATSPLATEVEADLRKLADKSTTSFSFPSSQYEITVLDGDLDGDVDLRRKTCSCRRFDLTGLPCEHALAGARDRGISPYSLCSRFYTVEAWLSSYGGSVYTLGNEESWVIPNDIGSMMIAPPLVK from the exons ATGA GTCAAACACATATAAATATTGTGGTGTTATATAATGGATCGTGGGAACAAGTTTTGAACGAAGGTTGGTCATTTAGTGCTAAACAAAGCAAGGGTATGAAGGTGCCAAAGACTATCACTTACAATAGTCTTGTTGATCAATTGTATACTTTAATCGGAGCTGACAAGTCTCGTATTGATCTTGACTTAAATGTAATCTATCATTTTGGAAGTAAAGGTATCCCTCCATCTTTAATTAGTAATGATGAAGATGTTGCTTTTTTTCTTGATGAGATAGGAACATCTATCAATCATCGGACACCCCTATGTGTGTCTACTACAGAGAAGAGAAGTAATGATCCTTTGGTTACTAAAACACGTGAGTTGTATACTATTCCTCCAGTTGAAACCAAAGTGAATGATGATTTTTGCATTGATGGCAATGAAGACAGttgtgatgatgataataatgatgcagATGGCAATGAAGAGAGTTGTGATGGTGATAATAATGATGCAGATGGCAATGAAGACAGttgtgatgatgataataatgatgcattaagctcagatgataatgaaaatattGATAGGTCTACCTGCAATGATGTACTTGTGAAGCATAATTTACAACAGTCAACCTCCAATGAAGTATTGAAGAGCCATGATtcctcaaataatagaggttgtaaAGTAAGACAGGTTGGCGAAGATAATCTATGGAGTACTCCACTTTTGTTGAATCAAGGGGAAAAAGGCTCTACTTCAGCCTCAACAGCTCAATTACTGACATCTTCTTCGAGTATCAATTCGTGGGAAATAAAAGAGGGTCAAATATTTGAGAACAAGCAAGAGTTGAAGATGAAACTCCATCTTTATGCATTAAAGAAAAACTTTGAGTTTAAAGTAAAGAAGTCTGCGAAAAATATATGGTGTACAGTATGTGTTGATGATAAATGCAAATGGAGGTTGAGGGCTACAAAATTGGTTAATTCCAATATGTTCGAGGTTCATAAATTTTTCGGTGAACACACATGCTCATTGGATGTTCGACATAAAGATCACCGTCAGGCATCCCCATGGCTTATTGGACATGTCATAAGGAGAAAATTTGAGGGTGATGATGTTAATTACAAGCCAAGGTCAATTGTAAAAGATATGAGTTTATCATATGGAGTTCATATGAGCTATGCTAAAGCTTGGAGGTGTCGAGAGCATGCATTGGCTTACATAAGAGGTACACCAGAATCATCATTTCAGAAACTTCCCTCATTTCTATACATGATGGAACAAAAAAATCCTGGAACTGTTACTCATTTGCAGATGGACAATGAAGGTAGGTTCAAATATTGCTTCATGGCCTTAGGTGTTTCTATAATGGGGTTTAAGACATATATTCGCCCAGTTATATGTGTAGATGGAACCTTCTTGACTACTCGGTGTGGAGGTACTTTGTTATGTGCCATGGGACAAGATGCTAACAAGCAAATATATCCAATTGCATTTTCAGTAGTTGACTCAGAGAATAATGACTCATGGTTGTATTTTCTACTGAGGTTGAAGGAAGCGATTGGTGAAGTGGAGAATCTAGTATTCGTGTCTGATAGACATACTAGTATAGCAAATGCCTTGACTAAAATTTTTCCTGAGGCACACCACGGTGCTTGTATACATCATGTTAGCATGAATATTCGTGCGAAGTTCAAAACTGACCATTGCCATGAAGAATTCTTCCTTGCAGCGAAAGCTTATAGAAAGCGAGAGTTTTTACGCCATTTTGAGAAGATTAAATTCAAAGATCTTGCAATTGCTCAATACTTAGAGAATCAAGTGGGTTTTGAAAAGTGGGCTCGTTCTTTCTTTCCTGGCCATCGATATAATTTAATGACTACAGGTATTGCCGAAAGCTGGAACAATGTCATTGCTGAGGCAcgtgggtggccaattacttgtcTCATGGAATTTATGAGGCACACTTTACAAAAATGGTTTTTCGAGCGTCGAACTGCAGCATCAGCGGCTACAAGTCCTCTTGCCACAGAAGTGGAAGCTGATTTGCGAAAGTTAGCAGACAAGTCCACTACCTCGTTCTCTTTTCCGTCTAGTCAGTATGAAATAACAGTATTGGATGGTGATCTTGATGGAGATGTCGACTTGAGGAGGAAAACATGTAGTTGTAGAAGATTTGATTTGACAGGTCTTCCTTGTGAACACGCTCTAGCTGGTGCTCGAGATCGTGGCATTAGTCCATATAGTTTATGCTCCAGATTCTACACAGTTGAAGCGTGGTTGTCATCCTATGGTGGATCTGTATATACGCTGGGTAATGAAGAATCTTGGGTGATACCAAATGACATAGGAAGTATGATGATAGCTCCTCCTTTAGTGAAGTAG